The following proteins are co-located in the Gemmatimonadota bacterium genome:
- a CDS encoding PIN domain-containing protein, which translates to MTGGGRGAGDTFFCDTAVLVAAADLRHAHHAASVAVVRTASRTRAFCSAHSVAELYATVTSPAYRDRLRPADVADILKQVRALFTAVALTAAEYFATVEDALARGLRSGQIYDALHLAAAAKVDAATIYTWNLKHFQALAPARIADRIKTP; encoded by the coding sequence ATGACGGGTGGCGGCCGCGGCGCGGGGGACACGTTTTTCTGCGACACCGCGGTCCTGGTGGCGGCTGCCGATCTGCGTCACGCGCATCACGCTGCTTCGGTGGCGGTGGTGCGCACCGCCTCGCGAACGCGGGCGTTCTGCTCCGCCCATAGCGTAGCGGAGCTATACGCGACCGTTACAAGCCCGGCCTATCGGGACCGTCTCCGGCCCGCGGACGTAGCCGATATCCTGAAGCAGGTGCGCGCGTTGTTTACCGCTGTCGCGCTCACGGCTGCGGAGTACTTCGCCACCGTCGAGGATGCGCTGGCACGGGGGCTCCGGAGCGGTCAGATCTATGACGCGCTGCATCTCGCGGCAGCCGCGAAAGTCGACGCCGCGACGATCTATACATGGAATCTCAAGCATTTCCAGGCTCTCGCGCCTGCGCGCATTGCCGACCGGATCAAGACGCCGTAG
- a CDS encoding bifunctional transaldolase/phosoglucose isomerase translates to MHDLLRYGQSAWLEYIRRSLMDSGELAELIAAGLRGLTSNPSIFAKAIAGSDEYDAELRALLERDPHATGEALFEALAVSDIGRAADLFRGVYEETNGADGFVSIEVSPRLAADTASTLAEARRLWRTLARPNVMIKVPATPAGIPAIERLIAEGINVNVTLMFSLRHYDDVAAAYLRGLQACTDPSRVASVASFFVSRIDSAVDPLLDSRGGAAAAALRGRIAIANAKRAYARYREIFGGPEFAPLRARGARAQRVLFASTSTKDPRYPDMHYVEALIGPDTVDTLPPDTLVALLDHGRADTALEQDLEGAARDLEALAELDIDFNEVTRELQDDGVRKFVDSFDELLASILEKGEALRVGECGPEHAGHAGRAEYALVRSGAAVDKRLREWTESGFGHRLWRHDATLWSAQPVPELTDRLGWLRLPELLSERVDELEDLAADVKYEGIRDVVLLGMGGSSLAPEVFQRTLGNAAGYPRLRVLDSTHPAAVRAVERAVDLTTTLFVVSSKSGTTTETLSFFRYFWARLAERVKQPGRHFIAITDPGTPLAELAAERGFRAACLAPPDVGGRYSALAEFGLVPAALIGADVRGLLDQAWCMAEAAAFCVPETHNPGLLLGASLGELARTGRNKLTFLTSPALNAFPDWIEQLIAESTGKDGRGIVPVVGEAHAMPDAYGDDRFFVHLALADEAAGALDEAVAKLEAAGHPVARFHLPEPLALGAEMFRWELAVAAAGSVLGIHPFNQPDVQLAKDMARQAMAGAGAGVSGGVAVKDAAGLGKAFERWLAGAEPGGYIALQAFVEPSDKIAAALAGIRARLRERTRLATTVGFGPRFLHSTGQLHKGGPEGGIFLQLVDEPAEDLEIPETDHSFGRLLRAQADGDYAALAQRGRGPLRLELGRDPLAALARIEAALGG, encoded by the coding sequence GCTGATCGCGGCGGGGCTGCGCGGCCTGACCAGCAACCCGTCGATTTTCGCGAAGGCAATCGCGGGCAGCGACGAGTACGACGCCGAGCTGCGCGCATTGCTCGAGCGGGACCCGCACGCGACCGGCGAGGCACTGTTCGAGGCGCTCGCCGTTTCCGACATCGGCCGCGCGGCCGACCTGTTCCGCGGCGTCTACGAGGAGACGAATGGCGCCGACGGGTTCGTCAGCATCGAGGTCTCGCCGCGGCTGGCCGCCGACACCGCTAGCACGCTCGCGGAGGCGCGGCGGCTCTGGCGCACGCTCGCCCGGCCCAACGTCATGATCAAGGTGCCGGCCACGCCCGCCGGCATCCCGGCCATCGAGCGGCTGATCGCGGAGGGCATCAACGTGAACGTCACGCTGATGTTCTCGCTGCGGCACTACGATGACGTCGCCGCCGCGTACCTGCGTGGGCTGCAGGCATGCACCGATCCGTCGCGCGTCGCTTCCGTGGCCTCCTTCTTCGTGAGCCGCATCGACAGCGCAGTCGATCCGCTGCTGGACTCGCGAGGCGGTGCGGCGGCGGCCGCGCTGCGCGGGCGCATTGCTATTGCGAACGCGAAGCGCGCGTACGCGCGCTACCGCGAGATATTCGGTGGCCCTGAGTTCGCGCCGCTGCGCGCGCGCGGCGCGCGCGCGCAACGCGTGCTGTTTGCGAGCACGAGCACCAAGGACCCGCGCTACCCGGACATGCACTACGTCGAGGCGCTGATTGGCCCCGACACGGTCGATACCCTGCCGCCCGACACGCTGGTGGCGTTGCTGGACCACGGCCGGGCGGACACGGCACTGGAGCAGGACCTCGAGGGCGCGGCCCGGGATCTCGAGGCCCTCGCCGAGCTGGACATCGACTTCAACGAGGTGACGCGGGAGTTGCAGGACGATGGCGTGCGCAAATTTGTCGACTCCTTCGACGAGCTGCTCGCTTCGATCCTGGAGAAGGGTGAGGCGCTGCGGGTGGGCGAGTGCGGCCCGGAACACGCGGGGCACGCGGGCCGCGCGGAGTACGCGCTGGTGCGCTCCGGCGCGGCCGTTGACAAGCGGCTGCGCGAGTGGACGGAGTCCGGCTTCGGCCACAGGCTGTGGCGGCACGATGCGACGCTGTGGTCCGCGCAGCCCGTCCCCGAGCTGACCGACCGGCTGGGCTGGCTCCGGCTGCCGGAGCTGCTGAGCGAGCGCGTGGACGAGCTGGAGGATCTGGCGGCCGACGTCAAGTACGAAGGCATCCGCGACGTCGTACTGCTCGGCATGGGCGGCTCCAGCCTGGCGCCCGAGGTGTTCCAGCGCACGCTCGGCAACGCGGCCGGGTATCCGCGATTGCGCGTGCTCGACAGCACACACCCTGCGGCGGTGCGCGCGGTCGAACGCGCCGTGGACCTGACTACCACACTGTTCGTGGTTTCGAGCAAGTCGGGCACGACCACCGAGACGCTGTCGTTCTTCCGCTATTTCTGGGCGCGGCTGGCCGAGCGCGTGAAGCAGCCGGGCCGGCACTTCATCGCGATCACCGATCCCGGCACGCCGCTCGCCGAGCTGGCGGCCGAGCGCGGCTTCCGCGCCGCCTGCCTTGCACCGCCCGACGTGGGCGGGCGCTACTCCGCGCTTGCCGAGTTCGGGCTGGTGCCAGCGGCGCTCATCGGCGCCGACGTGCGCGGGCTGCTCGACCAGGCGTGGTGCATGGCCGAGGCTGCGGCGTTCTGCGTGCCGGAGACGCACAATCCGGGTCTCCTGCTCGGCGCCTCACTGGGCGAGCTTGCGCGCACCGGCCGCAACAAGTTGACGTTTCTAACCTCGCCCGCACTGAACGCCTTTCCGGATTGGATCGAGCAGCTCATTGCCGAGAGCACCGGCAAAGACGGTCGCGGTATTGTTCCCGTTGTCGGCGAGGCGCACGCAATGCCGGACGCATACGGCGACGACCGCTTCTTCGTTCATCTCGCTCTGGCAGACGAGGCTGCGGGCGCGCTGGACGAGGCCGTCGCGAAACTCGAGGCCGCAGGCCACCCCGTCGCCCGCTTCCACCTTCCGGAGCCGCTCGCGCTGGGAGCGGAGATGTTTCGCTGGGAGCTCGCGGTCGCGGCGGCGGGCAGCGTGCTGGGCATCCATCCGTTCAATCAGCCCGACGTGCAACTGGCGAAGGACATGGCGCGCCAGGCGATGGCCGGCGCCGGCGCGGGCGTGAGCGGCGGGGTCGCTGTCAAGGACGCCGCGGGGCTCGGCAAGGCGTTCGAGCGCTGGCTCGCAGGGGCAGAGCCCGGCGGCTACATCGCGCTGCAGGCTTTTGTCGAGCCGAGCGACAAGATCGCGGCGGCATTGGCCGGGATCCGCGCGCGGCTGCGCGAGCGCACCCGGCTGGCGACTACGGTCGGCTTCGGCCCACGGTTCCTCCACTCGACCGGCCAATTGCACAAGGGCGGGCCGGAAGGCGGGATCTTCCTGCAGCTAGTGGACGAGCCGGCCGAAGACCTGGAGATACCGGAAACTGATCACAGTTTCGGCCGGTTGCTGCGCGCGCAGGCCGACGGAGATTACGCTGCGCTGGCGCAGCGCGGGCGTGGGCCGCTGCGGCTCGAGCTGGGCCGGGATCCGCTCGCCGCACTCGCACGCATCGAGGCGGCGCTCGGTGGCTGA